A stretch of the Thiomicrospira pelophila DSM 1534 genome encodes the following:
- the trpA gene encoding tryptophan synthase subunit alpha — protein MTNINRINTRLAQLKTDNKTALIPYITAGDPEPNATLELMKLMVAEGADLIELGVPFSDPMADGPVIQKAVERALKHNMSLRQVLSIVKQFRETDNDTPVLLMGYLNPIEAMGFEYFAQQAEQAGLDGVLTVDMPPEETAGYTELLTKHNLARVFLVSPTTPESRLKAVSEQGSGFVYYVSLKGVTGTGKLDAGNVKTQVELLKKQVNLPVGIGFGIRDSESAYQMAQVGEAVIIGSALVNLIEQHQQEGLSAIKQALTKQMRVFRHALDQADKGEIL, from the coding sequence AAAGACGGACAATAAAACGGCCTTAATTCCGTATATAACAGCGGGTGATCCAGAGCCTAATGCTACACTTGAATTAATGAAATTAATGGTGGCTGAAGGTGCGGACTTAATTGAACTGGGTGTACCGTTTTCAGATCCGATGGCGGATGGTCCTGTTATCCAAAAAGCAGTTGAGCGTGCGCTAAAACATAACATGAGTTTAAGACAAGTTTTGTCGATTGTTAAACAGTTTCGAGAAACCGACAATGACACCCCAGTTTTATTGATGGGTTATTTAAATCCGATTGAAGCGATGGGCTTTGAGTACTTTGCCCAACAAGCGGAGCAAGCTGGTTTAGATGGTGTATTAACGGTGGACATGCCGCCTGAAGAAACCGCGGGTTATACGGAATTATTAACCAAACATAATTTAGCACGCGTGTTTTTAGTTTCGCCAACGACGCCTGAATCTAGATTGAAAGCTGTATCTGAGCAAGGCAGTGGATTTGTTTATTATGTCTCGCTAAAAGGTGTAACCGGTACCGGAAAATTAGACGCAGGCAATGTAAAAACACAGGTGGAGCTGCTTAAAAAACAGGTTAATTTGCCCGTCGGCATAGGTTTTGGCATTCGGGATTCTGAATCCGCCTATCAAATGGCACAAGTTGGTGAGGCGGTCATTATAGGTTCTGCTTTGGTTAACTTGATCGAGCAGCATCAGCAAGAAGGTTTATCAGCAATTAAACAGGCTTTGACTAAACAAATGCGCGTGTTTCGACATGCTTTGGATCAAGCCGATAAGGGAGAGATATTGTGA
- a CDS encoding O-succinylhomoserine sulfhydrylase — protein MPQKPLVYIIKDIKLDEFLLETLAIRSGYERTHEQENSEAIFPTSSFVYESAQQAADRFSGEVPGNVYSRFTNPTVRTFEKRLAAMEGGEACVATASGMAAILATFMGLLSHGDHIVSSSSIFGTTKVLFTKYLAKFGIEVSFVPQTDHQAWCSAIQSNTKALFLETPSNPLTEIADIGYLAELSKSHNALLIVDNCFCTPILQQPLKLGADIVIHSATKFIDGQGRCLGGAVIGSEKLVGEEVRGVIRTAGPSMSPFNAWVFIKGLETLHVRMEAHCLRAHKLALWLSEHPAVEKVFYPGLESHPQYALAQQQQTAGGALVSFRIKGGREQAWSVIDATQMLSITANLGDVKTSITHPATTTHCRVAAEERLATGITDNLVRVSVGLENLADIQADLQRGLDQLI, from the coding sequence ATGCCCCAGAAACCATTGGTTTACATAATCAAGGACATTAAATTGGACGAATTTTTGTTAGAAACTTTAGCCATACGTTCGGGCTACGAACGAACTCATGAACAAGAGAATAGTGAGGCTATTTTTCCAACCTCCAGTTTTGTATATGAGAGTGCCCAGCAAGCAGCCGACCGATTTAGTGGTGAAGTGCCGGGTAATGTATACTCGCGATTTACCAATCCAACTGTTCGCACATTTGAAAAACGTTTGGCTGCTATGGAAGGCGGTGAGGCGTGTGTTGCGACGGCTTCTGGTATGGCGGCAATCTTGGCTACTTTTATGGGATTGCTTTCGCATGGTGACCATATCGTTTCATCCAGCAGTATATTTGGTACCACCAAGGTTTTGTTTACTAAATATCTTGCCAAATTTGGTATTGAGGTTTCGTTTGTACCGCAAACGGATCACCAGGCCTGGTGCTCGGCTATTCAGTCTAATACTAAGGCGTTATTTTTAGAAACCCCCTCTAACCCTTTAACCGAAATTGCGGACATCGGTTATTTGGCTGAGCTGTCAAAATCGCATAATGCACTTTTGATAGTGGATAATTGTTTCTGCACGCCGATTTTGCAACAACCTTTGAAATTGGGTGCGGATATCGTCATTCACTCTGCGACCAAGTTCATCGATGGGCAAGGTCGATGCTTAGGCGGCGCGGTCATCGGTTCCGAGAAACTGGTGGGTGAAGAAGTTCGGGGTGTAATCAGAACTGCAGGGCCGAGTATGAGTCCGTTTAACGCATGGGTTTTCATCAAGGGCTTAGAAACATTACATGTTCGTATGGAAGCGCATTGTTTGCGTGCGCATAAGCTTGCACTTTGGCTAAGTGAACATCCTGCAGTAGAAAAAGTATTTTATCCAGGCTTAGAGTCGCATCCTCAATATGCTTTGGCTCAACAACAACAAACCGCTGGTGGTGCATTAGTGAGTTTTCGCATCAAAGGTGGACGAGAGCAGGCCTGGTCAGTAATTGATGCAACCCAGATGCTGTCTATTACGGCCAATTTAGGCGATGTTAAAACCAGCATCACGCATCCAGCCACAACCACTCATTGCAGAGTGGCGGCTGAAGAACGTTTAGCAACAGGTATTACCGATAACTTGGTCAGAGTGTCGGTTGGTCTTGAGAACTTGGCTGATATTCAAGCCGACTTGCAACGCGGATTAGATCAATTGATTTAA
- the rlmE gene encoding 23S rRNA (uridine(2552)-2'-O)-methyltransferase RlmE has product MSRSKSSARWLQEHFDDPYVLQAQKDGWRSRAIYKLQELDEKDKLFKPGLVVVDLGAAPGGWSQWAAQQVGETGHVFALDILPVDPYAGVSFIQGDFREDEVYQNLLDALGDREVDLVMSDMAPNMSGNKAVDIPRAMHLVELTLELASQVLRKNGTVIMKVFQGEGFDQLLQNMRADYMKVISRKPKASRPRSKEIYVLGMGKK; this is encoded by the coding sequence ATGTCCAGATCCAAATCCAGCGCACGCTGGTTACAAGAACACTTTGATGACCCATATGTCTTGCAAGCACAAAAAGATGGTTGGCGGTCACGTGCCATTTATAAGCTGCAAGAGTTGGATGAGAAAGACAAACTGTTTAAACCAGGCCTGGTGGTTGTCGATCTAGGTGCCGCACCGGGCGGTTGGTCGCAATGGGCGGCGCAGCAAGTTGGCGAGACAGGTCATGTGTTTGCATTGGATATCTTGCCGGTCGACCCTTATGCGGGTGTTAGCTTTATTCAAGGCGATTTTCGAGAAGATGAGGTTTATCAAAACTTATTGGATGCACTGGGTGATCGTGAGGTCGATCTCGTTATGTCAGACATGGCGCCGAATATGAGTGGTAATAAGGCGGTTGATATCCCTCGCGCAATGCACCTGGTTGAATTAACTCTGGAGCTTGCGAGTCAAGTATTGAGAAAAAATGGTACGGTTATTATGAAAGTTTTTCAGGGTGAAGGTTTTGATCAGCTCTTGCAAAACATGCGCGCTGACTATATGAAAGTGATTAGCCGAAAACCTAAAGCTTCAAGACCACGCAGCAAAGAAATTTATGTGTTAGGTATGGGTAAGAAATGA
- the accD gene encoding acetyl-CoA carboxylase, carboxyltransferase subunit beta, producing the protein MSWFEKILPSIKQVTDRKKSVPEGLWMKCPKCESVLYRSEVERNDEVCPKCDHHMRLSARKRLNAFFDEGSKITEISADVSPVDALKFRDQKKYKDRIAAAQKATGEKDALITQVGTIDGLEIVAAAFEFKYMGGSMGSVVGEKFVRAVNEALARRCPLVCFSASGGARMQEALFSLMQMAKTSAALGRLRAQGLPYISVMTDPTMGGVSASFAMLGDLNVAEPKALIGFAGPRVIEQTVREKLPEGFQRSEFLLEHGAIDRIIHRHQLNKELASMARMLMNQ; encoded by the coding sequence GTGAGTTGGTTTGAGAAAATTTTACCCAGCATTAAGCAGGTAACAGATCGCAAAAAATCAGTGCCGGAAGGCTTGTGGATGAAATGTCCAAAGTGTGAAAGTGTGTTGTATCGTTCAGAAGTTGAGCGAAATGACGAAGTGTGCCCTAAGTGTGACCATCACATGCGTTTGAGTGCACGTAAGCGTTTAAACGCTTTTTTTGATGAAGGGAGCAAAATCACTGAAATTTCGGCAGATGTTTCCCCGGTCGACGCACTTAAATTCCGAGACCAGAAAAAATATAAAGATCGTATTGCAGCGGCTCAAAAAGCGACGGGTGAGAAAGACGCCTTGATCACACAGGTCGGCACTATTGATGGGCTAGAAATAGTAGCTGCTGCCTTTGAGTTTAAATATATGGGCGGGTCAATGGGTTCAGTTGTGGGCGAGAAATTTGTTCGCGCTGTAAATGAAGCTTTAGCTCGTCGTTGTCCTCTTGTATGTTTTTCTGCCAGTGGTGGAGCGCGAATGCAAGAAGCGTTGTTCTCATTAATGCAGATGGCGAAAACTAGTGCGGCTTTAGGTCGCTTACGAGCCCAAGGTTTGCCTTATATTTCTGTTATGACTGATCCAACTATGGGTGGCGTATCGGCCAGTTTTGCGATGTTAGGTGACTTGAATGTTGCTGAACCAAAGGCATTGATTGGTTTTGCGGGACCACGTGTTATTGAGCAAACAGTGCGTGAAAAATTACCCGAGGGTTTTCAGCGTAGTGAGTTCTTGTTAGAGCATGGTGCAATTGACCGAATTATTCATCGCCACCAACTCAATAAAGAGTTGGCATCTATGGCACGGATGTTAATGAATCAATAA
- the yhbY gene encoding ribosome assembly RNA-binding protein YhbY, which yields MKTDSTLTANQKKYLRGIAHGLNPVIIIGSQGVTDSLMAELNKSLEHHELLKVKMAAGEREDRKAIIDYVISHSKAKLVQTVGKMFVIYRARAKNPELVLPK from the coding sequence ATGAAGACCGATTCAACCTTAACCGCAAATCAAAAAAAATACTTACGTGGCATTGCACATGGCCTAAACCCCGTTATCATCATTGGTTCGCAAGGTGTCACAGACAGTTTAATGGCTGAGTTAAACAAGTCGCTAGAGCATCATGAATTACTAAAGGTTAAAATGGCCGCGGGTGAGCGTGAAGATCGCAAAGCGATTATCGACTATGTAATCTCACACTCCAAAGCCAAGCTGGTGCAGACGGTAGGTAAAATGTTTGTTATTTATCGTGCTCGCGCCAAAAACCCTGAATTAGTGTTACCTAAATAA
- a CDS encoding SPOR domain-containing protein: MDELTKYRITGAVIWLALLILLVPSWYANPVDYEKAQPWLYSTSDNSIPAEEVMPVSSPSQSSDPASEYVAETSKTGSDIKSDPQPVKSNASSQKQTDITPKDSAQTTPSIETSVIAEPKKPDDSIELDQPMSTEETAEIKEPVIPSEDKSPAWLVRVASYSSIESANRTLGVLEMRYKVTIGDFSTKTQKIYSVRVGPFSSFEEAQEAKTVLDKELVTNSVIVQIR; encoded by the coding sequence ATGGATGAGTTAACAAAATATAGAATAACCGGCGCGGTGATTTGGCTGGCGTTGTTGATATTATTGGTGCCGAGTTGGTATGCCAATCCAGTTGACTACGAAAAAGCACAGCCTTGGCTATACTCAACGTCAGATAATTCAATACCTGCGGAAGAAGTCATGCCTGTAAGTTCGCCTAGCCAGTCCAGCGATCCAGCTTCAGAGTATGTTGCAGAAACTAGCAAAACAGGCTCTGATATAAAATCCGATCCCCAACCAGTTAAGTCGAATGCTTCAAGTCAAAAACAAACAGATATAACGCCAAAAGATTCCGCACAAACAACGCCATCAATCGAAACGAGTGTAATAGCTGAGCCTAAGAAGCCGGACGATTCTATTGAACTAGACCAACCTATGTCAACAGAAGAGACGGCCGAAATTAAAGAGCCAGTAATACCTTCAGAAGACAAGTCTCCAGCTTGGTTGGTGCGTGTGGCTTCTTATAGCTCAATTGAGTCAGCTAATCGAACATTGGGTGTGTTAGAAATGCGTTATAAAGTTACGATCGGTGACTTTTCTACTAAAACTCAAAAAATTTACTCGGTTCGCGTCGGACCATTTTCGAGCTTTGAAGAGGCCCAAGAAGCTAAAACAGTATTGGATAAGGAATTGGTTACTAATTCAGTGATTGTTCAAATCCGATAA
- the folP gene encoding dihydropteroate synthase, with product MNLVDSMQADSAEPLIMGILNVTPDSFSDGGLYTQQDQLKYRIQSMAEQGAHIIDIGGESTRPGALSVSLEEEKDRVLPAVELVKEYSDCWVSIDTYKTEVMRESLALGVDMINDVNALQSDGALALLASVDAAICLMHKQGQPENMQAKPVYDDVLTQVHEFLKARIEACQQAGIDKKRLVLDPGFGFGKSLGHNQTLFKNLTDLTLQGFPVLVGVSRKTMIGELLGDAPIDKRMLGSVVAALLAVQRGAKIVRVHDVAETAQALSLARSLTSNSL from the coding sequence ATGAACTTAGTTGATAGTATGCAAGCGGATAGTGCTGAGCCGCTTATTATGGGTATTTTGAATGTAACCCCGGATTCGTTTTCCGATGGAGGGCTTTATACACAACAAGATCAGCTGAAATATCGCATTCAAAGTATGGCAGAGCAAGGCGCACACATCATTGATATCGGTGGTGAATCCACCAGGCCTGGTGCTTTAAGTGTGAGCTTGGAAGAAGAAAAAGACCGTGTTTTGCCGGCGGTAGAGTTGGTCAAAGAGTATTCGGATTGTTGGGTATCGATTGATACTTATAAAACCGAAGTGATGCGTGAATCACTTGCTTTAGGTGTAGATATGATTAACGATGTCAATGCACTCCAGTCGGATGGTGCGTTGGCTTTGTTAGCCTCAGTTGATGCCGCAATATGTTTAATGCATAAGCAGGGGCAACCAGAAAACATGCAAGCTAAGCCTGTCTATGATGATGTACTTACACAAGTTCATGAGTTTTTAAAAGCAAGAATTGAGGCTTGTCAGCAAGCAGGAATCGACAAAAAGAGATTGGTGCTTGATCCAGGTTTTGGTTTTGGTAAAAGCCTTGGGCACAACCAAACCTTATTTAAAAATTTGACAGACTTAACTCTACAAGGTTTTCCAGTTTTAGTAGGTGTTTCGCGTAAAACTATGATTGGTGAATTGTTGGGTGACGCACCGATTGATAAACGGATGCTTGGCAGTGTTGTCGCGGCGTTATTGGCGGTGCAACGCGGAGCCAAAATTGTGCGCGTGCATGATGTAGCGGAAACAGCACAGGCACTCAGTCTGGCTAGATCTTTAACGAGCAACTCCTTGTAA
- the folC gene encoding bifunctional tetrahydrofolate synthase/dihydrofolate synthase, which produces MNLPTIRSSLTDWLDWLLKLHAQEIELGLDRVREVAKQLDVLTPAPFVITVAGTNGKGSSVAMLVAILKAAGYKVGSYTSPHILRFNERIQLNAQPVTDQSIVAAFDAIEKARQGIKLTYFEFATLASLFIFKQADIDVVVLEVGLGGRLDAVNIVDAQACLLTAIDVDHIEWLGSDRDKIGFEKAGVMRPNGLSVCSDPTPPKTVLEHAKNLKVDLKLLGRDYDFESNNGNWHFKTKHQSITLPEPNLAGQFQLQNAAGVVALLKNQACLKMDQAAFEGGLKKVQHPGRLQTIQVDQQAWLFDVAHNPQSVDALAAHLTSESDKTEYLVIFSALSDKDIQAMTSQIKSFASQWLLIDLHVERSAPLARLQEVLRLAGVAADHQQTFNSMADAVIYARQSKEKRVLVYGSFVTVSQAMTELTEWMS; this is translated from the coding sequence TTGAATCTACCAACCATTCGCAGTAGTTTGACTGATTGGTTAGACTGGTTGCTCAAATTGCATGCACAAGAAATCGAACTCGGGTTGGATCGAGTTCGAGAGGTAGCTAAACAGCTTGATGTATTGACGCCGGCTCCCTTTGTGATTACCGTTGCAGGCACCAACGGTAAGGGCTCTAGCGTCGCGATGCTGGTGGCTATCTTGAAGGCAGCAGGTTATAAAGTTGGCAGTTATACGTCCCCGCATATTTTGCGTTTTAATGAACGCATTCAATTAAACGCGCAACCTGTTACCGATCAGTCAATTGTGGCGGCATTTGATGCAATTGAAAAAGCACGTCAGGGCATAAAACTTACATATTTTGAGTTTGCTACTTTAGCCTCTTTGTTTATTTTTAAACAGGCCGATATTGATGTAGTCGTGCTTGAAGTCGGATTGGGTGGTCGTTTAGATGCCGTTAATATTGTCGATGCCCAGGCTTGTTTATTAACCGCCATTGATGTGGATCATATTGAGTGGTTGGGATCGGATCGTGACAAAATCGGTTTCGAGAAAGCAGGTGTTATGCGACCGAATGGATTGTCGGTATGTTCGGATCCAACCCCCCCTAAAACGGTGCTCGAACACGCAAAAAATCTAAAGGTTGATTTAAAGTTGTTGGGTCGGGACTATGATTTTGAGTCCAACAACGGAAACTGGCACTTCAAAACCAAGCATCAATCAATAACTTTGCCAGAACCTAATTTAGCTGGTCAATTTCAACTGCAAAACGCGGCGGGCGTAGTGGCTTTATTAAAGAATCAAGCCTGTTTAAAAATGGATCAAGCGGCTTTTGAAGGGGGGTTGAAAAAAGTGCAGCATCCTGGCCGCTTACAAACTATTCAAGTAGACCAGCAGGCCTGGTTGTTTGATGTGGCTCATAATCCACAATCGGTTGATGCTTTAGCCGCACATCTAACATCAGAGTCGGATAAAACTGAATATTTAGTTATTTTTTCAGCCTTATCTGATAAAGATATTCAGGCGATGACGTCTCAAATAAAATCTTTTGCCAGTCAGTGGCTACTGATTGATTTACACGTTGAACGTTCTGCGCCTTTAGCTCGGCTTCAAGAGGTGTTAAGATTAGCTGGCGTGGCAGCAGACCATCAGCAGACTTTTAATTCGATGGCTGATGCCGTCATCTATGCACGTCAATCAAAAGAAAAACGGGTTTTGGTCTATGGTTCTTTTGTTACCGTTTCACAAGCAATGACAGAGTTGACAGAATGGATGAGTTAA
- the purF gene encoding amidophosphoribosyltransferase encodes MCGIVGIVSASGEPVNQELYDALTILQHRGQDAAGIVTHDNGRFFQRKDNGLVKDVFHTRHMRDLHGSTGIGHVRYPTAGSSSSSEAQPFYVNSPYGIVMGHNGNLTNAEQLSQEIYQQDQRHLNTNSDSEVLLNVFAHELMKQQKLFVDQHDIFSAIKRVHNRVRGGYAAIGLISGVGMVAFRDPFALRPVIVGKRTNPKGGTDYIVASESVALDGLGFKHYRDLAPGEAVVVMESGEIYFEQCHDNPQYSPCIFEFVYFARPDSMIDDISVYKSRLRMGEKLAEKIQRIWGDHDIDVVMPIPDTSRTAALQLAEKLRLPYREGFIKNRYIGRTFIMPGQTQRKKSVRQKLNAIGLEFEGKNVLLVDDSIVRGTTSGEIVQMAREAGANKVYFASAAPPVRYPYVYGIDMPSANELVANNRTEEEVAAFIGADKLIYQDLTDLVEAVGVGSQQISCFDTSCFSGEYVTGDITEEYLQSIANARNDGAKAKQKNNAPETIGLHNQGH; translated from the coding sequence ATGTGTGGTATTGTCGGAATTGTCTCGGCGAGTGGAGAACCTGTTAATCAAGAGCTATATGATGCGCTAACTATTCTGCAGCATCGTGGACAGGATGCGGCGGGGATTGTAACTCATGATAATGGGCGCTTTTTCCAGCGCAAAGATAATGGCTTAGTTAAAGATGTGTTCCATACCCGTCACATGCGGGATCTGCATGGTTCAACTGGCATAGGTCATGTGCGTTATCCAACCGCTGGGTCATCCTCCAGCTCTGAAGCTCAACCGTTTTATGTGAACTCGCCGTACGGTATTGTGATGGGTCATAACGGTAACTTAACCAATGCTGAGCAGCTGAGCCAAGAAATTTACCAGCAGGACCAACGTCATCTCAATACTAACTCTGACTCGGAAGTATTACTGAATGTATTTGCTCACGAGTTGATGAAGCAGCAGAAGTTGTTTGTCGATCAACATGATATTTTTAGTGCTATTAAACGTGTCCATAATCGCGTTCGAGGGGGTTATGCGGCGATAGGTTTAATCTCTGGTGTCGGTATGGTAGCTTTCCGTGATCCGTTTGCGTTGCGACCGGTTATCGTGGGTAAACGTACGAACCCTAAAGGCGGAACAGATTATATTGTGGCCTCAGAAAGCGTCGCTTTGGATGGTTTGGGTTTTAAACATTATCGCGACTTGGCCCCCGGCGAAGCGGTTGTTGTCATGGAAAGCGGTGAGATTTATTTTGAGCAGTGTCACGACAACCCTCAGTATTCACCTTGTATCTTTGAGTTTGTTTATTTTGCACGTCCAGATTCAATGATTGATGATATTTCAGTTTATAAATCCCGTTTACGTATGGGTGAAAAGTTGGCTGAAAAAATTCAACGTATTTGGGGCGATCACGATATTGATGTGGTAATGCCGATTCCGGATACGAGTCGAACGGCTGCATTACAGCTTGCAGAGAAGCTGCGGTTACCTTACCGTGAAGGCTTTATAAAAAACCGTTATATAGGACGCACGTTTATTATGCCGGGGCAAACCCAACGTAAGAAATCAGTGCGCCAAAAATTGAATGCGATTGGTTTAGAGTTTGAAGGTAAAAATGTATTACTAGTAGATGATTCGATTGTGCGTGGTACCACCTCAGGTGAAATTGTGCAAATGGCACGAGAAGCGGGTGCGAACAAAGTTTATTTTGCTTCCGCCGCACCACCCGTCAGGTACCCCTATGTATATGGTATTGATATGCCATCGGCGAACGAGTTGGTTGCTAATAATCGAACGGAAGAAGAAGTGGCGGCATTTATTGGTGCAGACAAACTCATTTACCAAGATCTAACCGATTTAGTAGAAGCGGTTGGTGTTGGTAGTCAGCAGATATCTTGTTTTGATACGTCCTGCTTTAGTGGCGAATACGTGACTGGCGATATTACCGAGGAGTATTTGCAAAGTATTGCCAATGCCCGTAACGATGGAGCCAAAGCGAAACAAAAAAACAATGCCCCAGAAACCATTGGTTTACATAATCAAGGACATTAA
- the ftsH gene encoding ATP-dependent zinc metalloprotease FtsH, with translation MKNDMLKNLLIWAAVALILMSVFNHFGSSNYQSSSRLDYSQFIDEVRDGRVSSVNIEGSTIRGVYSSGEAFTTYNPGDAGLMGDLLANRVTVSSQPPQKQSLLMQIFISWFPMLLLIAIWIFFMRSMGGGMGGKGGPMSFGKSKARMLSEDQVKVNFDDVAGADEAKEEVSELVDFLRDPEKYQNLGGQIPRGVLMVGPPGTGKTLLAKAIAGEAKVPFFTISGSDFVEMFVGVGASRVRDMFEQAKAHAPCIIFIDEIDAVGRSRGAGMGGGNDEREQTLNQMLVEMDGFEGNEGVIVIAATNRPDVLDPALLRPGRFDRQVTVGLPDVRGREQILKVHMRKVPVADDVKPALIARGTPGFSGADLANLVNEAALFAARLGERTVTQNHFERAKDKILMGVERKSMVMSEAEKRLTAYHEAGHAIIGYLVPEHDPVYKVSIIPRGRALGVTMYLPEEDSWSYSKRKLESQLSSLYGGRIAEEMTFGPDAVTTGASNDIERATKLARSMVTKWGLSDKLGPLLYEEEEQNFLGSSSRTSHVSDETAKLIDSEVRRVIDDNYKRSQDILTTHKDKLEIMAEALMQYETIDAEQIKNIMEGREPGAPKDWGEPSAPVKPNDPEASAPEMVSDDLTGEDEKPAGAEPKLH, from the coding sequence ATGAAAAACGATATGCTAAAAAATCTACTGATCTGGGCTGCGGTAGCCTTAATTTTGATGTCTGTGTTTAATCACTTCGGGTCATCAAACTATCAGTCCTCCAGCCGTTTAGATTACTCACAGTTTATTGATGAAGTGCGTGATGGCCGAGTCAGTAGCGTCAATATTGAAGGTTCGACGATTCGTGGCGTGTATTCGTCAGGCGAAGCCTTTACCACTTATAACCCGGGTGATGCTGGCTTGATGGGTGATTTACTTGCAAATCGTGTAACCGTAAGTTCTCAGCCACCACAAAAACAAAGTTTGTTAATGCAGATTTTCATTTCGTGGTTCCCAATGTTGTTATTGATCGCGATTTGGATATTCTTTATGCGCTCAATGGGCGGTGGCATGGGCGGTAAAGGTGGCCCTATGTCGTTTGGTAAAAGCAAAGCGCGCATGTTGTCAGAAGATCAGGTGAAGGTTAACTTTGATGATGTCGCTGGTGCGGATGAGGCTAAAGAAGAAGTCTCTGAGCTGGTCGATTTTTTACGTGACCCTGAAAAATATCAAAATCTAGGTGGTCAAATTCCGCGTGGTGTCTTGATGGTGGGTCCGCCTGGCACAGGTAAAACATTGCTAGCTAAAGCGATTGCGGGCGAAGCTAAGGTGCCTTTTTTTACGATTTCAGGTTCCGACTTCGTAGAAATGTTTGTCGGTGTCGGGGCGTCACGTGTCCGTGATATGTTTGAGCAAGCAAAGGCGCATGCTCCTTGTATTATCTTTATAGATGAAATTGATGCAGTGGGACGTAGTCGTGGAGCCGGTATGGGTGGCGGCAATGACGAACGCGAACAAACGCTAAACCAAATGCTGGTTGAAATGGATGGTTTTGAAGGCAACGAAGGCGTGATTGTGATTGCCGCCACGAACCGTCCTGATGTTTTGGATCCCGCCTTATTGCGTCCTGGTCGTTTTGACCGTCAGGTCACCGTTGGCTTGCCAGATGTGCGTGGGCGTGAACAAATTTTAAAAGTACATATGCGTAAAGTGCCTGTAGCTGATGATGTAAAACCCGCCTTGATTGCGCGTGGTACGCCTGGCTTTTCAGGTGCCGATTTGGCCAACTTGGTTAATGAAGCGGCCTTGTTTGCTGCGCGTTTAGGCGAAAGAACTGTGACTCAAAACCACTTTGAGCGCGCTAAGGATAAAATCCTGATGGGCGTTGAACGTAAGAGTATGGTGATGAGCGAGGCTGAAAAACGCCTAACGGCTTATCATGAAGCGGGACACGCCATTATTGGTTATTTAGTACCTGAGCATGATCCAGTATATAAAGTGAGTATTATCCCACGTGGACGTGCATTAGGTGTAACCATGTATTTGCCAGAAGAGGACTCTTGGAGTTACAGCAAACGTAAGCTCGAAAGCCAACTTTCAAGTTTATATGGTGGTCGTATTGCCGAAGAAATGACTTTCGGTCCGGATGCAGTGACGACAGGGGCGAGTAATGATATTGAACGTGCTACCAAGCTGGCGCGTAGCATGGTAACAAAATGGGGTTTGTCTGATAAATTAGGACCGTTACTCTATGAAGAAGAAGAGCAAAACTTTTTAGGATCTAGTTCGCGTACCAGTCATGTATCCGATGAAACGGCGAAGTTAATTGATAGTGAAGTGCGTCGTGTAATTGATGATAATTACAAGCGTTCACAAGATATCTTAACCACACATAAAGATAAACTTGAAATTATGGCGGAAGCTTTAATGCAATACGAAACAATTGATGCTGAGCAAATAAAAAACATTATGGAAGGTCGTGAACCCGGCGCACCAAAAGATTGGGGTGAGCCAAGTGCACCGGTTAAGCCAAATGATCCAGAGGCTAGTGCACCGGAAATGGTATCAGATGATCTGACCGGAGAAGATGAAAAGCCGGCTGGAGCCGAGCCCAAGCTTCATTAA